A stretch of Geomonas oryzisoli DNA encodes these proteins:
- a CDS encoding sensor histidine kinase produces the protein MAVTAAPDNGFRLLYVEDDEITRQTVLTLLGRRFPDLAICGARNGAEALELYGTFAPDLVITDIKMPVMSGIEMARRLLARTPTLPIIVTSAHSDMQYLLESIELGIARYVLKPIDSGKLFASIDACLNTLSLQRELQAQQAFVRKLSRAVQQSPSSIVITDPQGTVEYVNPKFRDLTGREEAEVLGRPLAAVLPGGAEIWDRVSGGATWHGELEDVGRDGLPLYQFCSISPVIDEAGAITNFVAVQEDISERVQNERKIEQLNQSLSARAEELEIANRDLEGFSYTVSHDLRTPLTNINGYCQVILELYGGSLEQGCKDFINTIFNETISMNQLIRTLLEFSRISRAEMVKSPVDLSEMAGLIAAGQQLAAPGRKLSFTIEPDMNGYGDPNLLKVVLENLFSNACKYSGKREQSRIEFGRMESEGETVYLVRDNGAGFDMTHADKLFSPFQRLHSEREFSGFGVGLATVQRIIQRHGGRVWAEGEVDRGACFYFTLPGPQA, from the coding sequence ATGGCGGTAACCGCGGCACCGGATAACGGATTCAGACTACTGTACGTGGAGGACGACGAGATAACGAGGCAGACGGTGCTCACCCTGCTGGGGCGGCGCTTTCCCGACCTCGCCATCTGTGGCGCCCGAAACGGCGCCGAGGCGCTGGAGCTCTACGGCACCTTCGCGCCGGACCTCGTGATCACCGACATCAAGATGCCGGTGATGAGCGGCATCGAGATGGCCCGGCGGCTCCTTGCACGCACCCCTACCCTGCCGATCATCGTTACCAGCGCCCACAGCGACATGCAGTACCTGCTGGAATCGATCGAGCTCGGTATCGCACGCTACGTCCTGAAGCCCATCGACAGCGGCAAGCTTTTCGCTTCCATCGACGCCTGCCTCAACACCCTCTCCCTGCAACGTGAACTGCAGGCCCAGCAGGCCTTCGTACGCAAACTGTCGCGGGCGGTGCAGCAAAGTCCCAGCTCGATCGTGATCACCGATCCCCAGGGAACGGTGGAGTACGTGAATCCGAAGTTCCGGGACCTGACCGGCCGAGAGGAGGCAGAAGTGCTGGGGCGCCCCCTGGCTGCAGTGCTGCCGGGCGGAGCCGAAATCTGGGACCGCGTATCGGGCGGTGCCACCTGGCACGGGGAGCTCGAAGATGTGGGCCGGGACGGCCTCCCGCTGTACCAGTTCTGTTCGATCTCGCCGGTCATCGACGAGGCCGGGGCAATCACAAACTTCGTTGCGGTACAGGAGGACATCAGCGAGCGGGTGCAAAACGAGCGGAAAATCGAGCAGCTCAATCAAAGCCTCTCCGCGCGCGCCGAGGAACTGGAGATCGCCAACCGCGACCTGGAGGGATTCAGCTACACGGTCTCCCACGACCTGCGCACCCCTCTCACCAACATCAACGGCTACTGTCAGGTCATCCTGGAGCTCTACGGCGGGAGCCTTGAGCAGGGGTGCAAGGACTTCATCAACACCATTTTCAACGAGACCATCAGCATGAACCAGCTGATCAGAACCCTCCTGGAGTTCTCCCGGATTTCCCGCGCCGAGATGGTCAAGTCCCCGGTGGATCTAAGCGAGATGGCGGGCCTCATCGCCGCCGGACAGCAACTCGCCGCCCCCGGGCGCAAGCTCTCATTCACCATCGAGCCCGACATGAACGGCTACGGGGACCCGAACCTGCTGAAGGTGGTGCTGGAGAATCTTTTCTCCAACGCCTGCAAATATTCCGGCAAGAGGGAGCAATCCCGGATCGAATTCGGTCGCATGGAGAGCGAGGGGGAAACGGTGTACCTGGTACGCGACAATGGGGCGGGGTTCGACATGACGCATGCGGACAAGCTCTTCAGTCCGTTCCAGCGTCTCCACTCGGAACGCGAATTCAGCGGCTTCGGGGTCGGTCTGGCCACGGTCCAGCGCATAATCCAGCGTCACGGCGGTCGCGTCTGGGCAGAAGGCGAGGTCGACCGAGGCGCGTGCTTCTACTTCACCCTCCCCGGCCCGCAGGCATAG
- a CDS encoding hybrid sensor histidine kinase/response regulator — MLDSDALLKELLATFELEAQEHLGELSSLLLLLEREPEAAERVRLLEAIFRRVHTLKGAAHAVNLPDVALSCQRLEDVLAALKGGSLPLGLEQFDSLHGSINALGERLCFAQGPAAPAVPSPAAPHELPVAAAVPTDTAAVVREPSVPTPPSTPLTRPEPSTPEAVPAQPREWKTSEPRPVSPRPQGDETVRVSARLLEELLLQSEELVSAKLSSSVLHEELASLAGELALRQGERSRALETARKSVKGATGSEAVLASLLEQSCQAERHLEGRLRFLEKSAEKHQRSLQAMLDPLLEEMKKLQLLPCSTLCDPFAKLVRDLSRELGKEAEFSCRGGELEIDRRILAELREPLLHLVRNTVDHGIEEPRQRVAAGKSPRGAISIEIRLQDAGRAELVLEDDGRGIDLSRVKAAAQRVDAAPADVLERMPDHEALQLIFESGLSTSPAVGSVSGRGVGLAIVRQSLERLGGHVTVTSTPGVGTAFRLVFPLSFARIRGLLVQVGGRECVIPATNVELSSRTAHSEVKRVENRDTVLVNGEVVALVSLARILELKQSAQAAEGNLCFVLLHAGEKRIAFAVDQVLGVQEILVKPLGRQLSRVRNVSGATVLGNGRVVPVLNVADLFRSALFVEAPPAPPPSPAPQNRQVSVLVAEDSITSRTLLKNILESAGYAVRTAVDGADALSQLKTQACDVVISDIEMPRMDGFQLTAAIRADSRLSTLPVILVTGLESRSDRERGIDVGASAYLVKSSFDQGNLIEVIQKLS, encoded by the coding sequence ATGCTTGACAGCGACGCCTTGCTAAAAGAACTGCTGGCTACCTTCGAACTGGAGGCGCAGGAGCACTTAGGGGAGCTCTCCTCCCTGCTCCTTTTGCTGGAGCGCGAGCCGGAGGCTGCCGAACGGGTACGCCTGCTCGAGGCGATTTTCCGCCGCGTGCACACCCTGAAGGGAGCGGCGCACGCGGTGAACCTCCCGGACGTCGCCCTCTCCTGCCAGCGGCTGGAGGACGTGCTCGCCGCGCTCAAAGGTGGGAGCCTCCCTCTCGGGCTCGAGCAGTTCGACTCGCTGCACGGCAGCATCAACGCGCTCGGCGAGCGGCTGTGTTTCGCCCAGGGACCGGCCGCGCCAGCGGTACCGTCTCCTGCCGCGCCGCATGAGTTGCCGGTCGCCGCGGCGGTGCCCACCGATACAGCGGCCGTGGTGCGGGAACCCTCCGTCCCCACCCCGCCCAGCACGCCTCTTACGCGTCCCGAACCTTCCACCCCTGAGGCCGTCCCGGCGCAGCCGCGCGAGTGGAAAACGTCGGAGCCGCGCCCGGTTTCGCCCCGCCCGCAAGGAGACGAGACGGTCCGGGTTTCCGCCCGGCTCCTGGAAGAGCTGCTGCTGCAATCCGAGGAGCTGGTCTCCGCGAAGCTTTCCTCCTCGGTACTGCACGAAGAGCTGGCCTCCTTGGCCGGAGAGCTCGCGCTGCGCCAGGGAGAGCGCAGCCGTGCCCTCGAAACCGCCCGCAAGTCCGTGAAGGGTGCTACCGGCAGCGAAGCCGTGCTCGCCTCCCTGCTGGAACAAAGCTGCCAGGCGGAGCGTCACCTGGAGGGGCGCCTGCGCTTTTTGGAAAAGAGCGCGGAGAAGCACCAGCGGTCACTGCAGGCGATGCTCGACCCGCTCCTGGAGGAGATGAAGAAACTGCAACTCCTCCCCTGCTCTACGCTCTGCGATCCGTTTGCGAAGCTCGTGCGGGACCTCTCGCGCGAACTGGGCAAGGAGGCGGAGTTCTCCTGCCGTGGGGGAGAGCTCGAAATCGACCGCCGCATCCTTGCCGAACTCCGGGAGCCGCTGCTGCACCTGGTACGCAATACCGTCGACCACGGCATCGAGGAGCCGCGGCAGCGTGTCGCAGCGGGCAAGTCCCCGAGGGGGGCGATCAGTATCGAGATCAGGCTGCAGGATGCCGGCCGCGCCGAACTCGTCCTGGAAGACGACGGCCGAGGCATCGACCTGTCCCGCGTCAAGGCCGCCGCGCAGCGCGTCGACGCCGCACCCGCCGATGTTTTGGAGCGTATGCCCGACCACGAGGCGCTGCAGCTCATCTTCGAATCCGGCCTCTCCACCAGCCCTGCCGTCGGCAGCGTCTCGGGGCGGGGCGTGGGGCTCGCCATCGTGCGCCAATCCCTCGAGCGCCTGGGGGGACACGTCACCGTCACCAGCACTCCCGGTGTGGGCACGGCCTTCCGCCTGGTCTTCCCCCTCTCCTTCGCGAGGATACGCGGCCTGCTGGTACAGGTCGGGGGGCGGGAGTGCGTGATCCCCGCCACCAACGTGGAACTGAGCTCGCGGACGGCGCATTCAGAGGTGAAGCGCGTGGAAAACCGCGACACGGTGCTCGTGAACGGCGAGGTGGTCGCGCTGGTCTCCCTGGCGCGCATCCTCGAGCTGAAGCAAAGCGCGCAGGCGGCAGAAGGGAATCTCTGCTTCGTGCTGCTGCACGCGGGGGAGAAGCGGATCGCCTTCGCCGTGGACCAGGTGCTTGGGGTCCAGGAGATCCTGGTCAAGCCGCTGGGACGGCAGCTCTCCCGGGTCCGCAACGTTTCCGGGGCCACCGTGCTCGGTAACGGCCGGGTAGTGCCGGTTCTCAACGTCGCCGACCTGTTCCGCTCCGCGCTCTTCGTCGAGGCGCCCCCGGCACCGCCCCCATCCCCCGCGCCCCAGAACCGGCAGGTTTCGGTGCTGGTGGCGGAGGACTCCATCACTTCGCGCACGCTGCTGAAGAACATCCTGGAGTCGGCGGGCTACGCGGTGCGTACCGCGGTGGACGGGGCGGACGCGCTCTCCCAGCTCAAGACCCAGGCCTGCGACGTGGTGATCTCCGACATCGAGATGCCGCGCATGGACGGCTTCCAGCTCACCGCGGCGATCCGCGCCGACAGCAGGCTCTCGACGCTGCCGGTGATCCTGGTGACGGGGCTCGAGTCGCGCAGCGACCGTGAACGGGGCATCGACGTGGGCGCGAGCGCCTACCTGGTGAAGAGCAGCTTCGACCAGGGCAACCTCATTGAGGTAATTCAAAAACTGAGCTGA
- a CDS encoding hybrid sensor histidine kinase/response regulator, which translates to METTHTAAARQHRILIVDDSPTQAKLLELMLAEQGYGVSSARNGNEALEIIRSASPDLVISDILMPQMDGFELCRRVRQLPQGEQMPIILLTHLNDPADVLHSLEVGADYFVSKPYSQKLLLSRIRSVLEGERLCRQGEADGEVSVRYRGRQYQVQADCAHTLELLLATYEMAAEKNQELLGAQALLSNLNRELEKRVLERTAALTQETAERLQALEELRKKDEVLMQQSRQAAMGEMIGNIAHQWRQPLNAVGLLVQDLTLSYEYGNFSREYLESSTGKIMQMVRHMSQTIDDFRNFFTPDKEKIEFHLEKVLRRTLALIDGSLNDKGITIELEVGEVPTVVGHPNEFSQVLLNIMNNAMDAFAEAKVRAPRLKVTLSSEDDRAVVTIADNAGGIPDEIIGRIFEPYFTTKEQGKGTGIGLFMAKNIVEKSMNGSLTVCNTGEGAEFRIEV; encoded by the coding sequence ATGGAAACCACCCATACCGCTGCCGCCAGGCAGCACCGCATACTGATCGTAGACGACAGCCCGACCCAGGCGAAGCTTTTGGAGCTCATGCTGGCCGAACAGGGGTACGGCGTCTCCAGTGCCAGAAACGGCAACGAGGCGCTGGAAATCATCCGGTCCGCCTCCCCGGACCTGGTCATCAGCGACATCCTGATGCCCCAGATGGACGGCTTCGAGCTCTGCCGGCGCGTCAGGCAGCTCCCGCAGGGGGAGCAGATGCCGATCATCCTGCTCACCCACCTGAACGACCCGGCCGACGTGCTGCACAGCCTCGAGGTGGGGGCGGATTACTTCGTATCCAAGCCCTACAGCCAGAAACTGCTCCTCTCGCGGATCCGGTCGGTCCTGGAAGGCGAGCGCCTCTGCCGCCAGGGCGAGGCAGACGGGGAGGTCTCGGTCCGCTACCGCGGAAGGCAGTACCAGGTCCAGGCCGACTGCGCCCATACCCTGGAGCTGCTGCTGGCGACCTACGAGATGGCCGCGGAAAAGAACCAGGAACTGCTCGGGGCGCAGGCGCTTCTTTCCAACCTGAACCGCGAGTTGGAAAAACGTGTCCTGGAGCGGACCGCTGCCCTTACCCAGGAAACCGCAGAGCGCCTGCAGGCGCTGGAAGAGCTGCGCAAAAAGGACGAGGTGCTCATGCAGCAAAGCAGGCAGGCCGCCATGGGCGAGATGATCGGCAACATCGCGCACCAGTGGCGCCAGCCGCTCAACGCCGTCGGCCTCCTGGTCCAGGACCTCACCCTCTCCTACGAGTACGGCAACTTCAGCCGGGAATACCTCGAGTCCAGCACCGGCAAAATCATGCAGATGGTCCGGCACATGTCCCAGACCATCGACGATTTCAGGAACTTCTTCACCCCCGACAAGGAGAAGATCGAGTTCCACCTGGAGAAGGTGCTGCGGCGCACCCTGGCGCTCATCGACGGCAGCTTGAACGACAAGGGGATCACCATAGAGCTCGAGGTCGGCGAGGTCCCCACGGTGGTGGGCCATCCCAACGAGTTCTCCCAGGTCCTGCTGAACATCATGAACAACGCCATGGACGCCTTCGCCGAAGCGAAGGTCCGCGCTCCCCGGCTGAAGGTCACCCTCTCCAGCGAGGACGACAGGGCCGTGGTCACCATCGCAGACAACGCCGGCGGCATCCCGGACGAGATCATCGGACGCATCTTCGAACCCTACTTCACCACCAAGGAACAGGGGAAAGGGACCGGCATCGGCCTCTTCATGGCCAAGAACATAGTGGAAAAGAGCATGAACGGCTCGCTGACCGTGTGCAACACCGGGGAAGGCGCCGAGTTCAGGATCGAGGTTTGA
- a CDS encoding HAMP domain-containing methyl-accepting chemotaxis protein — translation MLSNLKIRSRLVAGFSVLVLFLILIGVLSLKNLSAEGDLLSEFYEHPFAVNNAIQQVDTNITRMHRSMKDVILYASDREDLEASIAEINNCEKNVYRLLALARERVPGDKSKIDQIKESMDQWKVVRDKTIVMVQQGKLKEAISFHKAYARRTVAQIDTQVNDVLKVSYSMAENFAAESGKNQRLTFAITAVLVALACILAAVIAFAITASITRPLTDAVQAADRLAQGDVSVEIGSGSADELGQLLRAMGQVVQSMRGMGETANRIALGDLDVEVVPLSDRDVFGKAMRNMVASLNSLADNADRIASGDLTIEVLPASPKDRLGNSFQAMTRNLRELTVEIAEVVNVLAGSAAEIMTTVSELASSSAQTATSISETNATVQEIRQTTDLTSQKSRQVYESAHRSTQIARTGRESVNSAIGGMQGIDERMGFIAERIVNLSEQSQAIGEIIATVADLAEQSNLLAVNAAIEAAKAGEHGKGFAVVAQEVKNLATQSKQATSQVRNIIGQIQKATTAAVLATEQGSKAVEAGVKQSSEAGESIRQLAASIEESSNATLQIVTSTQEQAIGMDQIAIAIQSINQASDQNVEGSRQIESAARNLYELNQKLQKLVSGYKVA, via the coding sequence ATGCTTAGTAATCTGAAGATCCGTTCCCGACTGGTTGCCGGCTTTTCCGTGCTGGTCCTGTTCCTGATCCTGATCGGGGTGCTCTCTCTGAAAAACCTCTCCGCCGAGGGGGACCTCCTGAGCGAGTTCTACGAGCACCCCTTCGCCGTGAACAACGCCATCCAGCAGGTGGACACCAACATAACCCGCATGCATCGCAGCATGAAGGACGTGATCCTCTACGCCAGCGACCGCGAGGATCTCGAGGCGTCGATCGCGGAGATAAACAACTGCGAAAAGAACGTCTACCGGCTGCTGGCCCTGGCCAGGGAGCGCGTCCCCGGAGACAAGTCAAAGATCGACCAGATCAAGGAGTCGATGGACCAGTGGAAGGTGGTGCGCGACAAGACCATCGTCATGGTGCAGCAGGGGAAGCTCAAGGAGGCCATCTCCTTCCACAAGGCCTACGCCCGGCGCACCGTCGCCCAGATCGACACCCAGGTGAACGACGTGCTCAAGGTTTCCTACTCCATGGCCGAGAACTTCGCCGCCGAGTCGGGCAAGAACCAGCGCCTCACCTTCGCCATCACCGCGGTCCTCGTGGCGCTTGCCTGCATCCTGGCCGCCGTCATCGCTTTCGCCATCACCGCTTCCATCACCAGGCCCCTGACCGACGCGGTCCAGGCCGCCGACAGGCTCGCCCAGGGCGACGTCTCCGTCGAAATCGGCAGCGGATCTGCGGACGAGCTCGGGCAGCTGTTGCGGGCGATGGGTCAGGTGGTGCAGTCCATGCGCGGCATGGGGGAAACCGCCAACCGCATAGCCCTTGGCGACCTCGACGTGGAAGTCGTCCCCCTTTCCGACCGGGACGTCTTCGGCAAGGCGATGCGCAACATGGTGGCATCGCTCAACAGCCTCGCCGACAACGCCGACCGCATCGCTTCGGGCGACCTCACCATCGAAGTCCTCCCCGCCTCCCCAAAGGACCGGCTGGGCAACTCCTTCCAGGCGATGACCAGGAACCTCAGGGAGCTCACCGTCGAGATCGCCGAGGTCGTCAACGTCCTGGCCGGTTCCGCCGCGGAGATCATGACCACCGTGAGCGAGCTCGCCTCCAGCTCGGCCCAGACCGCCACCTCCATCTCCGAGACCAACGCCACCGTCCAGGAGATTCGCCAGACCACCGACCTCACCTCCCAGAAATCGCGTCAGGTCTACGAGAGCGCGCACCGCTCCACCCAGATCGCCCGCACCGGCCGCGAATCGGTCAACAGCGCCATTGGCGGCATGCAGGGCATCGACGAGCGCATGGGCTTCATCGCCGAGCGCATCGTGAATCTCTCCGAACAGAGCCAGGCCATCGGCGAGATCATCGCCACCGTTGCGGACCTCGCGGAGCAGTCCAACCTGCTCGCGGTTAACGCGGCCATCGAGGCAGCCAAGGCGGGCGAGCACGGCAAGGGGTTCGCCGTCGTGGCGCAGGAGGTGAAGAACCTGGCCACCCAGTCCAAACAGGCGACCTCCCAGGTCAGGAACATCATCGGCCAGATCCAGAAGGCCACCACCGCGGCGGTCCTCGCTACCGAACAGGGGAGCAAAGCGGTCGAGGCGGGGGTGAAACAGTCCAGCGAGGCGGGGGAATCGATCCGTCAACTCGCCGCCAGCATCGAGGAATCCTCCAACGCGACCCTGCAGATCGTCACCTCCACCCAGGAGCAGGCCATCGGCATGGACCAGATCGCCATCGCCATCCAGAGCATCAACCAGGCCAGCGACCAGAACGTAGAGGGGTCACGCCAGATCGAGTCCGCCGCCCGCAACCTTTACGAACTGAACCAGAAGCTGCAGAAGCTGGTCAGCGGCTACAAAGTGGCCTAA
- a CDS encoding chemotaxis protein CheW, which produces MTAHSSRIDWAALLKRQEAAFAAAGAPSDDPVREQALLKERARQLSRPPEPADDGTGIDCLEFVLSGERYAIELSYIAATLPLTDFTPLFCAPSFVLGITNLRGRIISIVDLRRFFELPALGLSDLNRVIVVGNEEMEFGVLADSIVGTKTVPAAELLPTPDTFAGPREEFVAGVTAERLALLDMARILADPRLVVHEEIG; this is translated from the coding sequence ATGACAGCACACAGTTCCAGGATAGATTGGGCAGCCCTGCTCAAGCGCCAGGAGGCCGCCTTCGCTGCAGCGGGTGCGCCATCGGACGACCCGGTGCGCGAACAGGCGCTTCTCAAGGAACGGGCGCGCCAGTTGAGCCGGCCGCCGGAGCCCGCCGACGATGGGACCGGCATCGACTGTCTCGAGTTCGTCCTGTCGGGCGAGCGCTACGCCATCGAACTTTCCTATATAGCGGCGACGCTGCCGCTTACCGATTTCACGCCGCTTTTCTGTGCCCCCTCCTTCGTGCTGGGGATCACCAACCTGCGCGGCCGCATCATCTCAATCGTCGACCTGCGCCGTTTCTTCGAGCTGCCCGCCCTGGGGCTTTCGGACCTGAACCGGGTTATCGTTGTGGGGAACGAAGAGATGGAGTTCGGGGTGCTGGCCGACAGCATCGTCGGCACGAAAACCGTGCCCGCCGCGGAGCTTCTCCCCACCCCCGACACATTTGCCGGGCCCAGGGAGGAGTTTGTCGCCGGCGTGACCGCCGAACGCCTGGCACTGCTCGACATGGCGAGGATCCTGGCCGACCCGCGCCTGGTGGTGCACGAAGAGATAGGGTAA
- the cheB gene encoding chemotaxis-specific protein-glutamate methyltransferase CheB — translation MIRLLVVEDSKTVQRALVAAFEADPELKVIGTAETGEEAVEAARTLRPDLITMDINLPGMDGFDATRAIMSSCPVPIVIVTGKMNPKDSATLFRVMEAGALMVLSKPAPVGSAGYQASVDNLVHHLKLMAEIKVVRRIFPSGKVAPRPERPLPLPGVQPVKVVAIGASTGGPPLLRQILAELPERFPAAVLVVQHMAVGFTENFVHWLNRTSKLPVQLGMDGTQVAPGQVYVAPDHFHMEVTPAGRIVLADTPPEHGVRPSVSALFRTVAQCYGRQAMGVLLTGMGKDGALELKTIRGRGGITVAQDKESSMVFGMPGEAIEIDAAQHVLPPGAIIELLQRMTGTTSTVSS, via the coding sequence GTGATCAGACTGTTGGTAGTAGAGGATTCAAAAACGGTGCAGCGCGCACTGGTGGCGGCATTCGAGGCCGATCCGGAGCTCAAGGTGATCGGCACCGCCGAAACCGGCGAGGAGGCGGTCGAGGCCGCCAGGACCCTGCGGCCCGACCTGATCACCATGGACATCAACCTCCCCGGCATGGACGGCTTCGACGCCACCCGCGCCATCATGTCCAGCTGCCCGGTCCCCATCGTCATCGTCACCGGAAAGATGAACCCCAAGGATTCGGCCACGCTGTTCCGGGTCATGGAGGCGGGCGCGCTGATGGTCCTCTCCAAGCCCGCCCCGGTGGGAAGCGCCGGTTACCAGGCATCCGTGGACAACCTGGTGCACCATCTGAAGCTGATGGCGGAGATCAAGGTGGTACGCCGCATCTTCCCTTCCGGCAAGGTTGCACCCCGTCCCGAACGTCCGCTTCCCCTTCCCGGCGTGCAACCGGTCAAGGTGGTGGCGATCGGGGCCTCTACCGGGGGACCTCCCCTTTTGCGCCAGATCCTCGCCGAGCTCCCGGAGCGGTTCCCCGCCGCGGTCCTCGTGGTGCAGCACATGGCCGTCGGCTTCACGGAGAATTTCGTGCACTGGCTGAACCGTACCTCGAAACTGCCGGTGCAACTGGGCATGGACGGGACGCAGGTCGCCCCCGGGCAGGTCTACGTCGCGCCGGACCATTTCCACATGGAGGTCACCCCGGCAGGCCGGATCGTCCTCGCCGACACCCCGCCCGAGCATGGGGTCCGCCCGTCGGTCTCGGCGCTGTTCCGCACGGTGGCACAGTGTTACGGCAGGCAGGCCATGGGCGTGCTTCTTACCGGCATGGGTAAGGACGGCGCGCTGGAGTTGAAGACGATCCGGGGGCGCGGCGGCATCACCGTGGCCCAGGACAAGGAAAGCTCCATGGTCTTTGGCATGCCCGGCGAGGCGATAGAGATCGACGCGGCACAGCATGTGCTCCCCCCGGGGGCAATCATCGAACTGTTGCAACGCATGACCGGCACAACAAGCACCGTCTCAAGTTGA
- a CDS encoding sigma-54-dependent transcriptional regulator yields MVILESCRSCLNTAGWSDVLIESDSRLVLPLLEREEVDVIVLDLRMPNITGIELLPQIVREHPQIKVIVATASNEVETVVNCMKNGAFDYMVKPIDVKRLLTSVKKALEMRSLSNELSALKSYMFSDRLDHPEAFAGIVTRNKAMRAVFQYLEVIAGTRQPVTITGETGTGKELIARAIHDMSGCSGDYVALNVAGLDDNMFSDTLFGHRKGAFTGADQARDGLITRAAGGTLFLDEIGDLNEMSQIKLLRLLQEQEYYPVGSDFVKKSDARIVMATNRDLQEMIKQGKFRNDLYYRLCGHRVHLPPLRERRDDIPLLLDHFLEKAAERLGKKKPTPPPELAVMLTLYPFPGNVREFEAMVSDAVLRHTSGVLSMETFRAVIGNERPAPQGDPATGKADGESPLCGIFGHFPTLDEVEQYMISEAMKMAKGNQGLAGKILGMGRQTLNKRLKSQPA; encoded by the coding sequence ATGGTGATCCTGGAGAGTTGCCGGTCCTGCCTCAACACTGCGGGCTGGAGCGACGTGCTCATCGAAAGCGACAGCCGGCTGGTCCTGCCGCTTCTGGAACGGGAGGAGGTTGACGTCATCGTGCTCGACCTGCGCATGCCCAACATCACCGGCATCGAGCTGCTGCCGCAAATCGTCAGGGAGCACCCGCAGATCAAGGTGATCGTGGCCACCGCCAGCAACGAGGTGGAGACGGTGGTGAATTGCATGAAGAACGGCGCCTTCGACTACATGGTGAAGCCGATCGACGTAAAACGCCTGCTCACCTCGGTGAAAAAAGCGCTGGAAATGCGCAGCCTCTCCAACGAGCTTTCCGCGCTGAAAAGTTACATGTTCAGCGACCGCCTGGACCATCCCGAGGCCTTCGCCGGCATCGTCACCCGCAACAAGGCAATGCGGGCCGTGTTCCAGTACCTCGAGGTGATCGCCGGGACCAGGCAGCCCGTGACCATCACCGGCGAGACCGGCACCGGAAAGGAGCTGATCGCCCGCGCCATCCACGACATGAGCGGCTGCAGCGGCGATTACGTCGCCTTGAACGTCGCCGGCCTCGACGACAACATGTTCTCCGACACCCTGTTCGGGCACCGCAAGGGTGCCTTCACCGGCGCTGACCAGGCCCGCGACGGCCTGATCACCCGTGCCGCCGGTGGGACCCTATTCTTGGACGAGATCGGCGACCTGAACGAGATGTCCCAGATAAAGCTTTTGAGGCTGTTGCAGGAACAGGAGTACTACCCGGTCGGGTCCGACTTCGTCAAGAAAAGCGACGCCCGCATCGTCATGGCCACCAACCGCGACCTGCAGGAGATGATCAAGCAGGGAAAATTCCGCAACGACCTTTACTACCGCCTGTGCGGGCACCGGGTGCACCTCCCTCCCCTGCGTGAAAGGCGGGACGACATTCCGCTGCTTCTGGACCATTTCCTGGAGAAGGCGGCCGAGCGTCTGGGCAAGAAGAAGCCCACCCCTCCCCCGGAGCTGGCCGTGATGCTCACCTTGTACCCGTTTCCCGGCAACGTGCGCGAATTTGAGGCCATGGTCTCCGACGCCGTCTTGCGCCACACCTCCGGCGTGCTTTCCATGGAGACCTTCCGGGCCGTGATCGGCAACGAGCGTCCAGCACCCCAGGGGGACCCCGCCACCGGCAAGGCAGACGGCGAAAGCCCCCTCTGCGGCATCTTCGGTCACTTCCCCACCCTGGACGAAGTGGAGCAGTACATGATCAGCGAGGCGATGAAGATGGCCAAGGGGAACCAGGGGCTGGCCGGCAAGATCCTGGGCATGGGTCGCCAGACCCTCAATAAGCGCCTCAAGTCACAACCCGCCTGA